One part of the Thermodesulfovibrionales bacterium genome encodes these proteins:
- the dnaN gene encoding DNA polymerase III subunit beta: MKLSISRDELQDKLSDIQNIVEKRNTMPILGHFLLDAGKKGTSIVATDLQVAIREPLSATVHAEGKICMPARKLFEIVKEADGDVTIESEDEQWAKILYGKSRFRLACLASGEFPAWPGMESTEEIRFDTASLDEMIEKTLYSAGETDTRYTLNGLLFHIKAGEKAVTVVGTDGHRLALITKDLDKAVKEEKKVILPRKAAAEVRKFFGDAESVSAVFGKNHILFSVGEVRFLARLIEGSYPDYEKVVPRSNEKIINVDRELFLKALRRVSVISKERSSAIRMDLADGSLTVSSSNPDLGEAKDEVEISYNGDPLSLGFNARYLMDSLNVMATAGVVFAIQDPLSPTLLKEDGNDAYRCVIMPMRI; the protein is encoded by the coding sequence ATGAAACTGAGTATTTCGAGGGATGAACTCCAGGATAAACTGTCCGATATCCAGAACATTGTGGAGAAGAGAAATACGATGCCTATTCTCGGACATTTTCTTCTCGACGCCGGGAAAAAGGGCACCTCTATCGTGGCCACGGACCTTCAGGTGGCGATACGAGAGCCGCTCAGCGCAACGGTCCATGCCGAGGGTAAGATCTGCATGCCGGCCAGAAAGCTCTTCGAGATCGTGAAAGAGGCCGACGGGGACGTTACCATAGAGTCTGAGGATGAACAGTGGGCCAAGATCCTCTACGGAAAATCGAGGTTCAGACTCGCCTGCCTTGCCTCAGGAGAATTTCCGGCGTGGCCGGGCATGGAGAGCACGGAGGAGATACGATTCGATACGGCATCCCTTGACGAGATGATTGAAAAGACCCTCTATTCTGCCGGCGAGACCGATACACGGTACACGCTCAACGGTCTCCTGTTTCACATAAAGGCGGGGGAAAAGGCCGTGACGGTCGTGGGTACCGACGGCCATAGGCTCGCCCTGATAACAAAGGATCTCGACAAAGCGGTAAAAGAAGAGAAGAAGGTAATCCTGCCGAGAAAGGCAGCCGCTGAGGTGAGGAAATTTTTCGGAGATGCAGAGAGCGTTTCCGCGGTCTTCGGAAAGAACCATATCCTTTTCAGCGTGGGAGAAGTCCGTTTTCTCGCGAGACTCATCGAGGGCAGCTATCCGGACTACGAAAAAGTGGTACCCCGTTCGAATGAAAAGATAATAAACGTGGACAGGGAACTCTTCCTGAAGGCGCTGAGGAGGGTTTCGGTAATATCAAAGGAGCGGAGCAGCGCGATCAGAATGGATCTTGCCGACGGCTCTCTCACCGTATCGTCTTCGAATCCAGACCTGGGCGAGGCAAAGGACGAGGTCGAAATCTCCTATAACGGTGACCCACTTTCCCTCGGCTTCAACGCCCGGTATCTCATGGACAGTCTGAACGTGATGGCGACGGCGGGCGTTGTTTTTGCGATTCAGGACCCTCTCAGCCCGACGCTCCTGAAGGAAGACGGTAATGATGCATACCGCTGCGTCATCATGCCTATGAGAATATAA
- the lnt gene encoding apolipoprotein N-acyltransferase, producing the protein MKRKIELSAPAALSGLLLIFSFPTFDLYPLAWIALVPLLVSLWNKKPFEAFACGVVTGIISFFGTLYWIYHSITYYGSVPLPASLSIVFLLSLYLSLYPGLFALLFSVKVRSTKLPALVLAPVFWVCLEFIRSYAFTGFPWSSIGYSQYTFLYGIQFADITGIYGVSFLVVAVNGAIADIFLSRKRMQEMPLFPARQALVSSVIIFVVILSVFSYGSWRMHEHHPGSLIRVGIVQGNIDQSMKWDPAYQNEVIDIYKKLSREAAASSPSLLIWPETALPFFFGEEPRSHDLVVFQRQLDTYLLFGSVMVKAPPSEKGPPLLTNSAILLDKNGTVSYIYDKIHLVPFGEYVPLRGVLFFLNKLVAGIGDYVPGDSLIKAHTVFGSFGTFICYEIIFPGLIRKFYARSGDFIVTITNDAWFGRTAGPYQHFSMAVFRAIENRKPVVRAANTGVSGFIDSKGRILKTSAVFTRQIETMDIRTDGTRSFYSRYGDIFSYLCIVSALIFLILL; encoded by the coding sequence ATGAAAAGGAAGATAGAGCTCTCTGCGCCGGCTGCGCTTTCGGGTCTGCTGCTCATATTCAGTTTTCCCACTTTCGACCTCTACCCCCTCGCCTGGATAGCGCTCGTACCGCTCCTCGTCTCCCTCTGGAATAAGAAACCGTTCGAGGCCTTTGCCTGCGGGGTCGTCACCGGCATCATCTCCTTCTTCGGAACCCTCTATTGGATTTATCACTCCATTACCTATTATGGCTCCGTCCCCCTCCCCGCAAGCCTCAGCATCGTCTTTCTCCTGAGCCTTTACCTCAGCCTATACCCCGGCCTTTTCGCCCTTCTCTTCTCCGTGAAGGTGCGGTCCACAAAGCTCCCGGCCCTCGTGCTTGCACCGGTCTTCTGGGTCTGTCTTGAGTTCATCCGGTCTTATGCCTTTACCGGTTTCCCCTGGTCGAGTATCGGATACTCACAGTATACGTTCCTCTACGGGATCCAGTTTGCGGATATCACGGGGATATACGGGGTTTCTTTCCTCGTCGTTGCGGTGAACGGGGCGATCGCAGACATCTTCCTGTCGCGGAAGCGGATGCAGGAAATGCCCCTCTTCCCTGCGAGACAGGCCCTCGTCAGTTCGGTCATCATATTTGTTGTCATCCTCTCGGTGTTTTCCTATGGTTCCTGGAGAATGCATGAACATCATCCGGGCAGCCTGATTCGGGTCGGTATCGTCCAGGGAAATATCGACCAGAGCATGAAATGGGATCCCGCGTATCAGAACGAGGTAATCGACATCTATAAGAAGCTCTCGAGAGAGGCCGCCGCCTCTTCGCCATCCTTACTCATCTGGCCTGAAACAGCACTTCCCTTCTTCTTTGGCGAAGAGCCCCGTTCTCATGACCTCGTTGTCTTCCAGCGTCAATTGGACACGTACCTCCTCTTCGGAAGCGTCATGGTGAAGGCCCCCCCGTCGGAAAAAGGCCCGCCCCTCTTGACGAACAGTGCCATACTCCTCGACAAGAATGGAACTGTATCGTATATTTATGATAAAATACATTTGGTCCCCTTTGGAGAGTATGTACCTCTGAGGGGCGTTCTTTTTTTCCTGAACAAGCTCGTTGCCGGGATCGGAGATTATGTCCCGGGGGACAGTCTCATAAAGGCTCATACGGTCTTCGGCTCCTTCGGCACGTTTATCTGTTATGAGATAATATTTCCGGGACTCATCAGGAAGTTCTACGCGCGGTCCGGTGATTTTATCGTCACGATCACGAACGACGCCTGGTTCGGAAGGACGGCAGGCCCGTATCAGCACTTCAGCATGGCTGTGTTCAGGGCGATCGAGAACCGAAAGCCGGTTGTGAGGGCTGCGAACACGGGGGTCTCGGGTTTTATCGACAGCAAGGGCAGGATATTGAAGACCTCAGCCGTCTTCACGCGGCAAATTGAAACGATGGATATACGGACAGACGGCACGAGGAGTTTTTATTCGCGGTATGGGGATATCTTTTCCTATCTCTGTATCGTGTCGGCACTAATTTTCTTAATTCTGCTCTAA
- the prfB gene encoding peptide chain release factor 2 (programmed frameshift), which yields MLRIDELKQDIVGLRTKTEALRGYLDVAGLKNEIEGLQGELASESSWTSPQKLHDLQKKKSKIEDIVLPFEVLDNKLSYIEASLDILLEEEGEVFLQEIERDIKAISLSIEEIEMRHLLSEELDRNNAIIAIHPGAGGTESQDWAQMLMRMYLRWAERHGFETQVVDTQPGEEAGIKSATITVSGPYAYGYLKAEAGVHRLVRISPFDANKRRHTSFSAIFVYPEIEEDVDVEVQDDDIRIDTYRASGAGGQHVNKTSSAIRITHIPTGIVVTCQNERSQHKNKAMAFKILKAKLYDLRVRDQEKKIEGIVGDKRDIAWGSQIRSYTLQPYRLVKDHRTGVEVGNVDAVLDGDIDIFIDAYLREKSKVA from the exons ATGTTGCGCATCGATGAGTTGAAACAGGATATTGTAGGGCTCAGGACGAAGACGGAAGCACTCCGAGGTTATCTT GATGTAGCCGGCCTTAAGAATGAAATTGAAGGTCTTCAGGGAGAACTCGCCTCCGAGTCCTCCTGGACCTCTCCGCAGAAGCTCCACGATCTCCAGAAGAAAAAATCGAAGATCGAGGATATCGTCTTACCCTTCGAAGTCCTCGACAACAAACTTTCTTACATAGAGGCATCCCTCGATATTCTCCTCGAGGAGGAGGGTGAGGTATTCCTTCAGGAGATCGAGCGCGACATAAAGGCGATCTCTCTATCCATAGAGGAGATAGAAATGAGACATCTCCTCTCGGAGGAGTTGGACAGGAACAACGCCATCATCGCCATTCACCCCGGCGCCGGCGGGACAGAGAGTCAGGACTGGGCGCAGATGCTCATGAGGATGTATCTCCGCTGGGCGGAACGGCACGGGTTTGAAACACAGGTAGTCGATACGCAGCCGGGAGAAGAGGCGGGGATAAAGAGCGCAACGATTACGGTGTCGGGCCCTTATGCCTACGGGTATTTGAAGGCCGAGGCCGGGGTTCACCGGCTCGTGAGGATATCCCCTTTTGATGCCAACAAGAGGAGGCACACTTCTTTCTCCGCCATTTTCGTTTATCCCGAGATTGAAGAGGACGTAGACGTCGAAGTTCAGGATGACGATATAAGGATCGATACTTATAGAGCGTCGGGAGCCGGCGGACAGCATGTGAACAAGACTTCATCGGCGATCAGGATAACCCATATCCCGACGGGAATCGTCGTTACGTGTCAGAATGAGAGGTCACAACACAAGAATAAGGCCATGGCCTTCAAAATACTCAAGGCTAAATTGTATGATCTCCGTGTTAGGGACCAGGAAAAAAAGATAGAGGGGATCGTCGGGGATAAGAGGGATATCGCCTGGGGGAGTCAGATACGTTCCTACACGCTGCAGCCGTATCGCCTTGTGAAAGATCACAGGACCGGCGTAGAGGTGGGTAATGTAGATGCTGTTCTTGACGGGGATATCGACATTTTCATAGATGCCTATCTGAGAGAAAAGAGCAAGGTCGCATAG
- the dnaA gene encoding chromosomal replication initiator protein DnaA: MPLEEIWNNCLSFIEKKIGANVFELWFKPMKLAQLKEQTAVLEIPNRFFKEWIEDYYPLLVSEALESVAGHPVTVKFRIAEKVDAEIKKMDARLEGRKQRLASKGIYLNPKYTFENFITGASNQFAHAAAMAIAESPGTSYNPLFVYGGVGLGKTHLITAIGNRIADRRRDFNILYVSSEQFTNEVVAAVRHGKADELKGKYRNLDLLLIDDIQFIENKNATQEELFHTINALYEKQRQIVLSSDRPPKEIKAITDRLRSRFGMGLIADIQPPEVELRMAIIQKKAETERIQLAENVITFLAGKIKSNIRELEGCLIRLGAHASLTGSPIDVAMARTVLRDIIIEDERPVTVEQIQKVVAECFGIKCQEMKSKKRTKEIAIPRQVAMYISKQCTDASLSDIGKNFGGKDHATVIYSCKQIEERRGQDEDFNRLIESLINKIKS; encoded by the coding sequence ATGCCTTTAGAAGAAATCTGGAACAACTGCCTTTCCTTCATCGAAAAGAAGATCGGTGCAAACGTCTTTGAGCTCTGGTTCAAGCCGATGAAACTCGCTCAACTCAAGGAACAGACCGCGGTGCTCGAGATCCCGAACAGATTTTTCAAGGAGTGGATAGAGGATTACTACCCGTTACTTGTCAGCGAAGCGCTCGAGAGTGTGGCAGGCCATCCGGTGACGGTGAAGTTCAGGATAGCCGAAAAGGTCGATGCCGAAATCAAGAAGATGGACGCCCGACTCGAAGGCCGGAAGCAGAGGCTCGCGAGTAAGGGCATCTATCTCAACCCGAAGTACACCTTCGAAAATTTTATTACCGGTGCCAGCAACCAGTTTGCCCACGCAGCTGCGATGGCTATCGCCGAATCGCCCGGCACTTCCTATAATCCCCTTTTCGTTTATGGGGGGGTCGGCCTCGGCAAAACCCACCTCATTACGGCCATCGGTAACAGAATTGCGGACAGGAGGCGAGATTTTAACATTCTCTATGTCTCTTCGGAACAGTTCACGAACGAGGTCGTCGCCGCGGTGAGACACGGGAAGGCCGATGAACTCAAGGGAAAATACCGAAACCTCGACCTCCTGCTCATCGATGACATTCAGTTTATCGAGAACAAGAACGCGACGCAGGAGGAACTGTTCCACACGATTAACGCTCTCTATGAGAAGCAAAGGCAGATAGTGCTGTCAAGCGACAGGCCCCCGAAGGAGATAAAGGCGATAACCGACAGATTGCGCTCGCGGTTCGGTATGGGCCTCATCGCCGACATACAGCCGCCGGAAGTTGAACTGAGGATGGCGATTATCCAGAAGAAGGCCGAGACGGAGCGGATACAACTCGCGGAGAACGTGATAACTTTTCTCGCCGGAAAGATAAAGTCCAACATCAGGGAACTGGAAGGCTGCCTGATCCGGCTCGGTGCCCATGCCTCGCTGACGGGTTCTCCCATCGATGTTGCTATGGCACGGACGGTGCTCAGGGACATCATAATCGAAGACGAGCGGCCGGTCACCGTGGAACAGATACAGAAGGTCGTCGCCGAATGCTTCGGGATCAAGTGCCAGGAAATGAAGTCGAAGAAGAGGACGAAGGAGATAGCGATACCGCGGCAGGTGGCGATGTATATCAGCAAACAGTGTACCGACGCTTCGCTCAGCGACATCGGAAAGAACTTCGGCGGTAAGGACCACGCAACCGTCATCTATTCGTGCAAGCAGATAGAGGAGCGAAGGGGACAGGACGAAGACTTCAACCGCTTGATTGAAAGCCTAATCAACAAGATAAAGTCATAA